The DNA segment ATTGACTATCCAATCTAaaatggaaattttaaaaatatttactgttttCTTAATTCTAagcaataaaaaagcaaaaaattcgCTGTCATTTTACTGTACAGCTAaagctgaaaactgaaacttACACAATATAAAGTTTTCACAAATGTACAACATTAAATAAACACGTGTTACAAAAGAATACAATGTAGTACTGTTTGTACCTCTGTGATGGGATTCAATTCTACATGAGCACAGCAGTATGGTTTTCCAGCAAACAAAGAGTGTAAGGAACCAGGACATTACCTGGCAagttatataaaataatgaaaaaaaaagtaaaataaaataaaaatggaaagcGTTTATCAACACTGGAATAATGTTACTGTTTCAAAGGTATAGCTGACTTGTATGTATCCCCTAAATATAAAGAGTCACCACGTTTTCCTGATAGGCTTGGGCGATACCGAGTCTTTCTTACCTTCCTCACATTTCACCAGGTATACGATTACATTTGTGTAAATAAACTAAAAGCTGATGATGACAGATGACACTTCAGGTAGGAGGGTGAGAGATTATCTGACTGAATGCTTAATCTCTCCAACCCTCGCTAGCTGGCACCAGAAATATTCGTTTATGAAACTCATTAACATTATCAGAACACaacactgtttcactgttagGTTAAGCGGCTATCTgccaaattaaaaataaaatcagcttCCCTGATTATTTTGATCTAGACACTGAACAGTTGTGTCAGAATAAACGGCATAACTACACAACCAGAGCGTAGCAAAACACTATTCAATACAGGCAGGTGGTGCTCACTTTGAACTATTACAATCTTTAGGCGCAAATTTCTCAAAGCAAACTGTTTATCTTTAGGGAGATGAGACTAAACTCAAAATCCACCCCAACATTTGCAACAGCCATGTTTCACAGCTTGCTCAGCTCAGCTGTTAATCAGAAGCAACTGCCCTCTGACGAGTGCTGTGCGCTACAATATGACCTAAATACATCACATAAGCATAACACAAAGGAGTGTCTGTATTTTTAACAGTACAGAAAGTACTCTGTCTAAAATAGCCTGGTACCACACGATACTAAGATACTGCCCAAACCTACCTACCTACCAAATTTTGAGGGGCCGAGTGCTGGTTTTAATCTCTCACTCTGACCATCACCTGTACATTTCACTGCATCTAAGACATCAAACATCAACACAGTGTAGCTGGTTGCAAAacatggaaagaaaagaaaaccccaaacaaCCCCCCTCCAAACAAACTAATCCTTGAAAAACCAGTCTGTCCAGATGATGGAATGAATTGTACTTCTGCAAAAGAATACGGTTGCACAAAGTATTTTCTGTGTGCATTAAATTGTTCCTGCTTATCATGCCAGTTGTACTTCAAGTAAGAGTTCTCGGGGTGTCTTCTCttcagtgtaaaaataaaaatgtggaaaGCACTTTgtctgtataaaaaaaaaaaaattaaataaaaatgttccaCTTTACACCAAGTTATTTATTAGTATCTACTTCTAAACAAAAGCTGTTTGTATATCTGCTGAAGGAAATTGTCCTAGTTTCACAGACCACCATCTGAGGGAATGTACAAGAGTGGAATTGTGAGGTGGTGTTGTGAGGAGTGGCTGAACGAGGACCACGATGCTGCTGTCTCCTATGAGGACACTTTCTTGACCTTATCAATttcctgcagagaaaaaaaaaaggttttataaTTAGTCAGGGAACACATCGATCTGTGGCAAGAGACTAAGAACAGACTAAGAACATGAAAGCAAGCCTATGCAACGTTTGCTGAACAGTAATCACTCTGGCTGCAAGTAGTTTCTACAGGATGTGGTTCCAATATTTTTCTTATTCATAACCTACCAGTCATCCCAGACAAAATGGCAAAACCTTTTGAGCTAACTGAATTCAGTAAAGGTTTATTCTTCATCAACTTTTAGTAACATCTTTCTGACAAACATCTAAGGTTAAATGCATTTTATACAACTCCAACTAGTACAGAGGGCTTACTATAAATTTAAAACCTCTCTGAAATGATTGGAACCTGTAATGACTGCATTCACTCTCAGACTGGGGACAGTTTGATTAGATTGCCATCCAATTCATAAAGTTAAGACAGAATTTTTGTTTCAGAGGTTACATGAGGTCCTGGTGGACTGAATGTGAGCAGTTAATATCAaatttctgtttaatgtgaatttctttgTATGCAGATGGCAACAGATTTGCACTTTTCACCTGTTTGTTACAGTTAATTGCAATATTGTcaacaaaaaaaattgcatgCACTTGCTGATATGCCCCTATTCAACTGCAGACCATCTCCGTCTTATTGCTGtttattaatcacagttttgtcattttgaagACAGAGTAAATATCCCTATTTGGATGTTTagtttagaataaaataaattgaataATTAAAAGTGTTCCTGGCATAACATTTAAGGTTAATGTTAAAACTTTAATTGCCAAACTTTAAATTGACAgattgcaaaaaataaataaaaagtgtgtgttGTGAAATTGTAACTCACCTCCTTAAGAGCGTCTTTCAACTTCGCATAAGCATCGTCCAAATTATCATTGATGATTATAACATCAAACGCACCAGGTTCTTTGCCTAGAAGGAGATCCATTCATGGTCGGTTATGACATGCAGATTTGTAGTTTGTAACTTTGATCTGTTGAGAGCAAATCACAGCTACTTACTAAACTCCATCTCTATTTTGGCTGTCTGTAAACGCTTTTGGAGGCTCTCCTCCGACTCTGTTTTTCTGCCTCTTAGACGCTTTTCCTGAAACAAGAGAACAGGTTCAACCTATAGAAGCTATTCAGAAATCTCCACAGAGCAGCCAAAACCCGTTTTACCTGATCCCCGTGATGCAAATTTAACTGGTGATAACACCCACTTGTTTGGTGGCAAAAATGGGAATCTACAGACACGTGTTGTGCACACTTCAAATCTTATGTGCTTACCAGGATTTCCATGGATGGCGGCTGGATGGAAATGAACATTGGATTGAGGTCTGTCTTTTTGATGTTCTTCACACCCTGCATATCAATGTCTAATAAACAGATGAGGTTCTTGGATTGGACCTCTTGGACAGCTGCTTTACTCGTCCCATACAGGTTCCCGGAAAACTCTGCACTCTCAATAAAATCGCCATTGTCAATGCCTGCCTGCATCACATCCCGCGTAACATAATGGTAATCTGAAACccgggaggaaaaaaaagaagaagaaagaaaggacAATTGAGAAAAAAATCCAACTGTTTAATCAGGCTGCTTTCAGGTTCATTGGTTGTGAAAGAGCAGTGACATGCCGCACCTATGCCGTTCTGTTCTCCAGGTCGGGGTTTTCTTGTCGTATCTGAGAACAGATAAGACACTTCTGTCACACTCGAGTTTAAAAATCTAGAGCTGCAACACTTTGTTACTCACTTAGggagaaaataaaaactttactcATGACTAACAAACCTCAAcagcaaaataataaatattaaaagtaatgtgaaattctttacagggacacagacagacacacttaCGTGAGATGCTGAAGCCAAAGACACCTTCATATTCCTTCATGAGCTTCTTCAGCAGAGTGCTCTTTCCCACCCCTGATGGGCCACTACACACCACGGGCCTGGGTCCAGCCATAACTGAAATAACAGCGGAAAAGAAGAGTGTGGTTTGTTATAGGAAACAAATGGGCGAGGCTGCAGAGCAAATCCGTAACCACACAATATGAGTCATCACTGGACCAACATTACTCTGTGCAGTCACAagggtttttccttcttttgttaGTAAAAGGCAGTTAAAGAGAAGCCTCGGCGAGGTGAGGGACACACCGTAAAATACTAAGTCagcaatgtttaaaaaaaaaaaaaaaccctcatgaTGAGAGCAAAACAGCCCTCAGGAGAGCTAAAGCAATCAACTGGTAAGGAAGCTGTGAAGTTACCATAGTGCTGTCGAGGAACAACTACTAATTGGAGCACCCAACTCTGGTTGTGAGtgtcagaaagaaaagaaagttatCTTAAATTTAATTAACAGATATTTCTATTTACTCAAACTACACCTTAAACAGCCTTCAAACTAAAATCTGCAAAAAGCTTGTGAGCAGTCAGAGTTCTTTGTTTCTCTacatctctctttttcttccctGTTACATCACATTTCTTTTATTACAAATTGCTTGACTATCAACCAAAAGTAAAGAATTGAGCAATGAGTCTCATGTTCCTCCTTACCCCCTTACCTCAAAACACACAGAGCTGACGCAGACAGGAAAATCAAGTCAACAGGAAGGGAACGATTGTGTGTCTGTAGATTGTGTTTAAAAGCAGACGGGTGGAGAGACGGGGAGTGGGCAGGGCCAATTTTACTgcactagttttttttttttaagttccaTCTTATGATTCAGTTTAAATATCTTATTACTTGCTAATGACTTGCTATAATGCAGCCATGTATGCATTTTGGTTTCAGCCCTAATGCTCAAACAACCTCTCATTAAAAGACACTCAAAGTGTCTAGAAAAAACACTGAACCTAGTAAAGAAGATAACACAGCATAATAAAAGGCATTAAGACACCAGTTTTAACTACACTACTACGTCAAGGTGAGGTGTCGGATGGGTCTGCAATTAATCCAAAAATAAGGTTTTCCGTCACTTGATTGATGCACTGAATCCCAATAAAGTCTAAGCaatcttttaaaatgaaagcaaaagtAAACTCATCTGCATGTTGGGACGCTCATGTGATCTTTTAAGAGCAGAGAATAAAATTCACATTATTATGAGCCTTCTGATTGCCAAGCAGTTGTCCTCCATCACCTTTCGAATGCTTCCCATAAACAGAATCATGGCTAATAAAAGGATGTAGGAGTTCCTTTTACAAAAACTGGATTCTTTAAACAACTTATAGGattttatgtttaatatttgattatttacTCCAGCAGGGCTGGCCtgtaaatcatgcaaagctactctagcagAGTCCAAGTATGAAATTATCAAGCTGTAAAGAGCATAGCATGCCCCCTTGAAGTAAGAACACAAGACACTAAAAT comes from the Oreochromis aureus strain Israel breed Guangdong linkage group 18, ZZ_aureus, whole genome shotgun sequence genome and includes:
- the guk1a gene encoding guanylate kinase isoform X1, whose amino-acid sequence is MRHFSRLFSVMAGPRPVVCSGPSGVGKSTLLKKLMKEYEGVFGFSISHTTRKPRPGEQNGIDYHYVTRDVMQAGIDNGDFIESAEFSGNLYGTSKAAVQEVQSKNLICLLDIDMQGVKNIKKTDLNPMFISIQPPSMEILEKRLRGRKTESEESLQKRLQTAKIEMEFSKEPGAFDVIIINDNLDDAYAKLKDALKEEIDKVKKVSS
- the guk1a gene encoding guanylate kinase isoform X2 — protein: MRETTTKVMAGPRPVVCSGPSGVGKSTLLKKLMKEYEGVFGFSISHTTRKPRPGEQNGIDYHYVTRDVMQAGIDNGDFIESAEFSGNLYGTSKAAVQEVQSKNLICLLDIDMQGVKNIKKTDLNPMFISIQPPSMEILEKRLRGRKTESEESLQKRLQTAKIEMEFSKEPGAFDVIIINDNLDDAYAKLKDALKEEIDKVKKVSS
- the guk1a gene encoding guanylate kinase isoform X3, whose translation is MAGPRPVVCSGPSGVGKSTLLKKLMKEYEGVFGFSISHTTRKPRPGEQNGIDYHYVTRDVMQAGIDNGDFIESAEFSGNLYGTSKAAVQEVQSKNLICLLDIDMQGVKNIKKTDLNPMFISIQPPSMEILEKRLRGRKTESEESLQKRLQTAKIEMEFSKEPGAFDVIIINDNLDDAYAKLKDALKEEIDKVKKVSS